A portion of the Leptospira kanakyensis genome contains these proteins:
- a CDS encoding SDR family oxidoreductase, with translation MQLNGNTILITGGTSGIGLALAKRLSDLGNQILVCGTSAKKMEEIRKSYPHWGTYLFDISRPEERERLFLESTNDYPELNVLFNNAGMQRYPKLGEVEPWADLGKEIDLNFGAPIHLSMLFAKHLFAKKNAAILNTTSGLSHIPLAYAPVYSATKAALHSFTLTLRFQFRNQPIEVIEVSPPMVDTDLGIPNTHTAGLNLDEYADGVIVGLRNGELEITTGFSTVSANASREKKDELFLSMNQARS, from the coding sequence ATGCAATTGAATGGAAATACAATCCTCATCACTGGGGGAACGAGTGGGATCGGTCTTGCTCTGGCAAAACGACTCTCCGATTTAGGAAATCAGATTCTAGTTTGCGGAACCAGCGCAAAGAAAATGGAAGAGATTCGAAAATCTTATCCTCATTGGGGGACTTATCTATTTGATATCTCTCGCCCCGAAGAGAGGGAACGGTTGTTTCTTGAATCAACAAATGATTATCCAGAGCTCAATGTCTTATTCAATAACGCAGGAATGCAGAGGTATCCTAAACTGGGTGAAGTCGAACCTTGGGCAGATTTGGGCAAAGAAATCGATTTAAATTTTGGAGCTCCGATTCATCTTTCAATGTTATTCGCTAAACACTTGTTTGCAAAGAAAAATGCAGCGATTCTTAATACAACATCAGGACTATCGCATATCCCTTTGGCTTATGCACCGGTCTACAGTGCAACGAAAGCTGCGCTACATTCCTTCACCTTGACACTACGATTTCAATTTCGCAACCAACCGATTGAAGTGATTGAAGTTTCGCCACCTATGGTGGATACGGATTTAGGAATTCCTAACACACATACGGCGGGACTGAACTTAGATGAGTATGCAGATGGTGTCATTGTTGGATTACGAAATGGAGAGTTAGAAATCACTACTGGTTTTTCTACGGTTTCCGCCAATGCCAGTCGGGAGAAGAAGGATGAACTCTTTTTGTCTATGAACCAGGCGAGGAGCTAA
- a CDS encoding TetR/AcrR family transcriptional regulator, with protein MPRTGLTASEIQDKAVEIAIDQMRAKGFEKVRLVDVAKEMGISHAALYSHFQDKTALFDAVSERWLLKLDEKQDLLVKEKRDPIQKILTWFLNLHRMKLEKVKLDPELYKAFDMAAEESKPFIQTHLSNMQKQMSSLVTEAINQRKIKKRDINQIAEILISAGTGFTHPKLVAQHSNENREPLLVETIEAVLKGLG; from the coding sequence ATGCCAAGAACCGGTCTCACAGCCTCGGAAATCCAAGACAAAGCCGTGGAAATTGCCATCGACCAAATGCGGGCCAAGGGATTTGAAAAGGTTCGTTTGGTGGATGTGGCCAAAGAAATGGGGATTAGCCATGCGGCCCTCTACTCCCATTTTCAAGACAAAACAGCTCTTTTCGATGCAGTTTCCGAACGTTGGCTTCTGAAGTTAGATGAGAAACAAGACCTGCTTGTAAAAGAAAAACGAGACCCGATCCAAAAGATCCTCACTTGGTTTCTAAATCTCCACCGAATGAAATTGGAAAAAGTAAAACTGGATCCCGAGTTGTATAAGGCCTTCGATATGGCCGCAGAAGAATCCAAACCATTCATCCAAACTCATTTATCCAATATGCAAAAACAAATGTCTAGTTTGGTTACGGAAGCCATAAATCAAAGGAAGATCAAAAAAAGGGATATAAACCAAATTGCAGAAATTTTGATCTCCGCGGGAACCGGTTTCACACACCCGAAACTTGTGGCACAACATTCGAATGAGAACAGAGAACCGTTGTTAGTGGAGACGATAGAAGCGGTATTGAAAGGACTCGGTTGA
- a CDS encoding acyl-CoA dehydrogenase family protein, with the protein MTATAVKLEKSQAEKALSAQAALLNDVTKRLALKNSDNGKVSVSKMDKTQHVFYQLAWMTAQQRVAENFIVYAWDASKGTGEMEQKMALTFVAETVTNIRSELAARPAEYELTYQELFSKLFSDEINAYVEAASKMENYEAIVDKIVDLGHFGAYGLSEDHENFRGIFKDFAENVVVPQAEHVHRHDDLIPAEIINGLKDMGCFGLCIPEKFGGIQPDDRPDNISMLVVTEELSRGSLGAAGSLITRPEIMSKALLKGGTEEQKNKWLPLLASGEKFAGIMVTEPNYGSDVAGVSVTAKEANGGFVINGVKTWCTFAGYANLLLILCRTESDPNLKHKGLSIILAEKPSFDGHEFSYKQEGGGTIQGKAIGTIGYRGMHSYEVSFEDYFVPKENLLGGDAGRGKGFYFQMEGFAGGRIQTAARANGVMQAALEAALRYSQERKVFAKPIYDYTLTKFKIAKMAMIVQATRQYTNYVATLLDEHKGQMEATLVKLYASKIAEWVTREAMQIHGGMGYAEEYPVSRYFVDARVFSIFEGAEEVMALRVVAKDLLDQALAS; encoded by the coding sequence ATGACCGCAACGGCAGTGAAACTCGAAAAATCCCAGGCGGAGAAGGCTCTTAGTGCTCAAGCCGCCCTCCTCAATGATGTAACCAAACGACTCGCTCTGAAAAATTCCGACAACGGCAAAGTATCCGTAAGCAAAATGGACAAAACGCAACATGTGTTTTACCAATTGGCTTGGATGACAGCTCAACAACGTGTTGCTGAGAACTTTATCGTTTATGCTTGGGATGCTTCCAAGGGAACGGGCGAAATGGAACAGAAAATGGCTCTTACTTTTGTAGCCGAAACTGTTACCAACATTCGTTCAGAACTCGCAGCTCGCCCTGCAGAGTATGAACTGACTTACCAAGAACTATTCTCCAAACTATTTTCAGATGAGATCAATGCTTATGTAGAAGCAGCATCGAAAATGGAAAACTATGAAGCCATTGTAGACAAGATCGTTGATCTTGGACACTTCGGTGCCTATGGTCTTTCCGAAGATCACGAAAACTTCCGTGGAATCTTTAAAGATTTTGCTGAAAACGTAGTGGTTCCTCAAGCAGAACATGTCCATAGACATGACGATTTGATTCCGGCTGAAATCATCAATGGATTAAAAGACATGGGTTGTTTCGGACTTTGTATTCCAGAAAAGTTTGGCGGTATCCAACCAGATGATCGTCCAGATAATATTTCCATGTTAGTTGTGACGGAAGAACTTTCACGTGGTTCCCTCGGAGCTGCTGGATCCCTCATTACAAGACCAGAGATCATGTCCAAGGCCCTCCTCAAAGGGGGAACGGAAGAACAAAAAAACAAATGGTTACCACTTCTTGCATCTGGTGAAAAGTTTGCAGGGATCATGGTAACAGAACCTAACTACGGTTCCGATGTTGCTGGTGTATCTGTAACAGCGAAAGAAGCAAATGGTGGATTTGTGATCAATGGTGTAAAAACTTGGTGCACATTTGCAGGTTATGCGAATCTTCTTCTTATCCTTTGCAGAACAGAATCTGACCCAAATCTCAAACACAAAGGTCTTTCTATCATTTTAGCTGAGAAACCATCTTTTGATGGCCATGAATTCAGCTACAAACAAGAAGGTGGCGGAACCATCCAAGGGAAAGCAATCGGAACCATTGGTTACCGAGGAATGCACTCTTACGAAGTATCTTTCGAAGATTACTTTGTTCCGAAAGAAAACCTACTTGGTGGTGATGCTGGACGTGGCAAAGGATTCTATTTCCAAATGGAAGGATTTGCTGGTGGACGTATCCAAACTGCAGCTCGTGCCAATGGTGTGATGCAAGCCGCTCTTGAAGCAGCTCTTCGTTATTCCCAAGAACGTAAAGTATTCGCAAAACCAATTTACGATTATACTTTAACTAAGTTCAAAATTGCAAAGATGGCAATGATTGTGCAAGCAACTCGCCAGTACACAAACTATGTCGCAACACTACTCGATGAACACAAAGGCCAAATGGAAGCAACACTTGTTAAATTGTATGCATCCAAAATTGCTGAGTGGGTGACTCGTGAAGCAATGCAAATTCATGGTGGTATGGGTTATGCAGAAGAGTATCCAGTATCAAGATATTTTGTTGATGCTCGTGTATTCTCTATTTTTGAAGGTGCGGAAGAAGTAATGGCTCTTCGTGTAGTTGCGAAAGACTTACTTGACCAAGCATTAGCTTCTTAA
- a CDS encoding crossover junction endodeoxyribonuclease RuvC, whose amino-acid sequence MKIIGIDPGSHRVGYAILSFPEGLRRNPTLLTYGTIEVAPKTPSPDNLLQIRKELMEILAEFQPEAAAVEELFFVQNTTTGMKVSESRGVILLSLGENQIPVVSLTATQIKKGISAKGNATKKEVRAAIQMILGFKDLKGHDDSWDAIACAFVGRSLV is encoded by the coding sequence TTGAAAATCATCGGCATTGACCCTGGATCCCACCGTGTGGGGTATGCAATTCTTTCCTTTCCTGAGGGACTTCGTCGTAACCCAACGCTCTTAACTTATGGAACCATTGAAGTGGCTCCGAAGACTCCTTCCCCTGACAACCTCCTCCAAATCCGCAAGGAACTGATGGAAATCCTCGCTGAATTCCAACCGGAAGCGGCCGCGGTCGAAGAACTCTTCTTTGTTCAGAACACAACGACAGGAATGAAGGTCTCGGAATCCCGCGGGGTCATCTTACTTTCCCTAGGCGAAAACCAAATTCCTGTGGTATCACTCACAGCAACGCAAATCAAAAAAGGAATCTCCGCCAAAGGGAATGCCACCAAAAAAGAAGTGCGGGCAGCCATCCAAATGATTTTAGGATTTAAAGATCTGAAAGGCCACGACGACTCTTGGGACGCCATCGCTTGTGCCTTTGTGGGTCGATCTCTAGTTTGA